One Gimesia aquarii DNA segment encodes these proteins:
- a CDS encoding methyltransferase family protein translates to MKTYFVPAAEDSPLWWILLKIFLQTTIFWGLFLFVIPGGLVWLEQLWGEIHFHFSGQRILGIVLFVLGGSLGLMSGAIMGIYGRGTPLPLDSARQLVIVGPYRYVRNPMAIAGLTQGIAVAFYVGSWLTLIYVIIGFFLWNYYVRPIEEHDLLLRFKEEYSDYRRAIRCWIPRIRGYDPPVKKAHNRD, encoded by the coding sequence ATGAAGACCTATTTTGTCCCGGCGGCTGAGGACTCCCCACTTTGGTGGATCTTGCTCAAAATCTTTCTCCAGACAACGATTTTCTGGGGATTGTTTTTGTTTGTGATCCCCGGTGGTCTTGTGTGGTTGGAACAGTTGTGGGGTGAGATTCATTTCCATTTTTCAGGACAGCGAATTTTGGGTATCGTCTTGTTTGTACTAGGAGGGAGCCTGGGTTTGATGAGTGGAGCTATTATGGGTATTTACGGTCGAGGAACACCACTTCCCCTCGATTCAGCACGCCAACTGGTCATTGTGGGTCCTTATCGTTATGTACGGAATCCCATGGCCATCGCTGGTTTAACACAAGGTATTGCTGTCGCTTTCTATGTTGGCTCATGGCTTACATTGATCTACGTCATCATCGGTTTTTTTCTTTGGAACTACTATGTGCGACCTATTGAAGAGCATGATCTTTTACTGCGATTTAAAGAGGAGTATTCCGATTATCGACGGGCGATTCGATGTTGGATTCCCCGCATTCGAGGCTATGATCCGCCTGTAAAGAAAGCTCATAATAGAGATTGA
- a CDS encoding phytanoyl-CoA dioxygenase family protein, translating into MTESKEFQAVPEEEELSQIERDLKFYPSTTTDPQVLTSAQIEQFNQDGYLRSLRIFNEQEVAVNRQYFDALLEKVMAEGGDSYSISTAHMKYGKVYDLLTHPKIVAYVKDLLGDNLIAWGSHFFCKMPHDGKSVSWHQDASYWPLSPSKAVTVWLAIDDADPENANMRFIAGSHHHGHMTYRPSGSHEDNVLNQTIENPEQYGSPVDDSLKAGEISIHSDLLLHGSEANESDRRRCGLTLRYCAADVRAGMDWNAKGVIVAGTDPSGHWLNPARPEND; encoded by the coding sequence ATGACAGAATCCAAAGAATTCCAGGCAGTCCCCGAGGAAGAAGAACTCTCTCAAATCGAACGTGACTTGAAATTCTATCCTTCTACAACAACGGACCCCCAAGTTTTAACCAGCGCTCAGATCGAGCAATTCAATCAGGACGGGTATCTCCGCAGCCTCCGCATCTTCAATGAACAGGAAGTCGCTGTGAACCGACAGTATTTTGACGCGTTGTTAGAAAAAGTCATGGCTGAAGGCGGGGATAGCTATTCCATCAGTACCGCTCATATGAAGTATGGCAAGGTTTATGATCTGCTGACACATCCTAAAATCGTTGCCTATGTCAAAGATTTACTGGGAGACAATTTGATTGCCTGGGGTTCTCATTTTTTCTGCAAAATGCCTCATGATGGGAAATCGGTCTCCTGGCATCAGGATGCCAGCTATTGGCCTTTATCTCCTTCCAAAGCAGTCACTGTGTGGTTAGCCATTGATGATGCTGATCCCGAAAACGCCAACATGCGGTTTATTGCCGGGAGTCATCACCATGGTCACATGACGTATCGTCCGAGTGGCTCGCACGAAGATAATGTATTGAACCAGACGATTGAAAACCCGGAGCAATATGGATCACCGGTTGACGACTCATTGAAAGCCGGAGAAATTTCTATTCATTCCGATTTACTACTACACGGCTCAGAAGCGAATGAATCAGACCGTAGACGTTGTGGTTTAACACTCCGTTATTGTGCCGCGGATGTGAGAGCGGGAATGGACTGGAATGCCAAAGGAGTGATTGTTGCCGGCACAGATCCATCCGGCCATTGGCTTAACCCTGCCCGCCCTGAAAATGATTAG
- a CDS encoding MotA/TolQ/ExbB proton channel family protein, whose amino-acid sequence MVNFISNQQNPSADHPHRGKSTNFTFMWFSRLLLPFVVISVTALLLISSSTEAQERLPKVVEPVDGGFVEAEGPLPDGVLPVKRNSGIPSTPEAIIDEMGYFLLPFVIASIISMWFIIERLVILRTARVIPRHFVSRFLKLLKDGKLNARSALKLCEENPSPIASVFAHGVRKWGKPSVEVEQAIIDGGERQLSQLRKHLRVINGVATVAPLMGLLGTVIGMIQAFNEIANSSAMGKAEELAIGIAMALLTTAFGLGIAIPSLIMYMYLAGRVDALVMEMDQNSQDLVHLISAEGLATNAASRKTTAPAPKSKPTKTRSTS is encoded by the coding sequence ATGGTCAATTTTATCAGCAATCAACAAAATCCCTCCGCTGATCATCCCCATCGAGGAAAATCTACAAACTTCACATTCATGTGGTTCTCCCGACTACTGCTACCGTTCGTCGTGATTAGCGTTACCGCTCTACTTCTGATATCCAGCTCCACGGAAGCACAAGAACGATTACCCAAAGTGGTAGAACCCGTCGATGGAGGATTTGTGGAAGCCGAAGGTCCGCTACCGGATGGAGTACTGCCAGTCAAACGGAATTCAGGTATTCCTTCCACGCCGGAAGCAATCATCGATGAAATGGGGTATTTTCTACTCCCGTTTGTCATTGCCTCTATCATCTCTATGTGGTTCATTATTGAGCGACTGGTTATTCTCAGAACCGCACGCGTGATCCCGCGTCACTTTGTCAGTCGTTTCTTGAAACTACTCAAAGATGGAAAACTGAATGCGCGCTCAGCTTTAAAATTATGTGAGGAAAATCCGAGCCCTATTGCTTCGGTCTTTGCGCATGGCGTCCGTAAATGGGGGAAACCGAGTGTCGAAGTGGAACAGGCAATCATCGATGGCGGTGAACGTCAACTTTCCCAATTACGTAAGCATCTGCGAGTCATTAATGGAGTGGCGACAGTGGCACCCTTGATGGGACTGCTGGGCACCGTAATCGGAATGATTCAAGCCTTCAACGAAATTGCCAATAGCAGTGCCATGGGCAAGGCAGAGGAGCTCGCGATTGGTATTGCGATGGCTTTGTTAACAACGGCCTTCGGTTTGGGAATTGCCATTCCTTCATTGATTATGTATATGTACCTTGCAGGTCGTGTCGATGCTCTTGTTATGGAAATGGATCAGAATTCACAAGATTTGGTCCATCTCATCTCTGCAGAAGGCCTGGCCACGAATGCTGCCAGCCGCAAAACCACTGCCCCTGCCCCAAAAAGCAAGCCAACGAAAACGCGAAGTACATCTTAG
- a CDS encoding Fur family transcriptional regulator has protein sequence MKNLSQAEEIDEIRTLVRNSGLRSTAARITVIQFLRQASSPLTHAEIAEDLTPMGFDKATVYRNLIDLAEAGLVKRTELGDHAWRFELRDPNEPEDAEHPHFVCTECGSVSCLHDVEFKTPSNKHWSQVGKVTEILLKGICSECDEA, from the coding sequence ATGAAAAATCTGTCCCAGGCAGAAGAAATTGATGAAATTCGCACACTGGTGCGAAATAGTGGCCTGCGAAGCACTGCGGCCCGAATTACAGTCATTCAGTTTCTACGTCAGGCCTCATCACCTCTTACGCACGCAGAGATTGCCGAAGATCTGACGCCGATGGGATTCGACAAGGCGACCGTCTATCGTAATCTCATCGATCTTGCTGAAGCGGGGCTCGTCAAACGAACAGAACTTGGAGATCATGCGTGGCGATTTGAATTACGCGATCCCAATGAACCGGAGGATGCTGAGCACCCTCATTTTGTCTGTACCGAATGTGGCAGTGTTTCCTGTCTCCATGATGTCGAATTCAAGACACCCAGTAATAAGCATTGGTCTCAGGTAGGAAAAGTGACAGAAATTCTCCTGAAGGGAATTTGCAGTGAATGCGACGAAGCTTGA
- a CDS encoding SMP-30/gluconolactonase/LRE family protein has protein sequence MINWQNIFIYGVAFSAMACSMVYAAIPSPSGDSSIVSPQSKVEELWNDKGFTEGACVDVDGIIYFSDINFSGGLGKIMAFDPATGKTTVFSSDSGQSNGLMINQKGKMLAACGANNGKQCLAQISKKGKVKCLVDRYQGKKFNAPNDLVVHPKGWVYFTDPRYVGTEPLELDHMSVFRYDPKSKTVERVTTDISKPNGVVVSPDGKTLYVAETNNGATGLEKNPPKKPKKRMTLNAFPIHKDGSLGKKKILADFGAKETGIDGMTVDQNGNIYAAFRAESRFGIVVFSPEGKELAYIPTPTLPTNCTFGIGKDASTLYITAGSGLYRIPCKIPGFHPALPVKK, from the coding sequence ATGATCAACTGGCAAAACATCTTCATCTATGGAGTGGCATTTTCAGCAATGGCTTGCTCAATGGTTTATGCGGCAATTCCTAGCCCCTCTGGTGATTCATCGATTGTTTCACCGCAGTCCAAAGTGGAGGAACTGTGGAACGATAAAGGATTCACAGAAGGGGCCTGTGTTGACGTTGATGGCATCATCTACTTCAGCGATATTAATTTCTCCGGCGGTCTGGGAAAAATTATGGCCTTTGATCCTGCAACCGGAAAAACCACAGTTTTCAGTTCAGACAGTGGGCAAAGCAACGGATTGATGATCAATCAAAAAGGTAAAATGCTGGCTGCCTGCGGTGCGAATAATGGAAAACAGTGTTTGGCACAAATCTCAAAAAAAGGGAAAGTGAAATGCCTGGTTGATCGTTATCAAGGAAAAAAATTCAATGCTCCCAATGATCTGGTTGTGCATCCAAAAGGATGGGTCTATTTTACGGATCCACGTTATGTCGGCACTGAACCACTGGAACTGGATCACATGAGTGTTTTTCGCTACGACCCAAAATCGAAAACCGTAGAACGGGTCACAACTGATATCAGTAAGCCTAATGGAGTGGTTGTTTCACCTGATGGTAAAACACTCTATGTTGCTGAAACCAATAATGGGGCCACTGGTCTGGAAAAAAATCCCCCCAAAAAACCCAAGAAACGGATGACCCTCAACGCATTTCCGATTCATAAAGATGGCTCCTTGGGTAAGAAGAAAATACTTGCGGACTTCGGTGCTAAAGAGACTGGAATTGATGGAATGACCGTTGATCAAAACGGGAATATCTACGCGGCGTTCCGTGCAGAAAGCCGATTCGGCATTGTCGTCTTTTCACCCGAAGGAAAAGAACTGGCATATATCCCAACTCCCACACTGCCTACCAACTGCACGTTCGGGATTGGTAAAGATGCGTCAACGCTTTATATCACTGCGGGTAGCGGCTTATATCGGATTCCCTGTAAAATCCCTGGGTTTCATCCAGCACTGCCTGTCAAGAAGTAA
- a CDS encoding tetratricopeptide repeat protein, with protein sequence MMMNNRIRPLFSYDLRIGKICLIFLAFTFLPVQFVLADKASDEFQLAIGLYKQNRWELATETFQKYLKNYPKHASVPLAKFYLGLTLVNQQKYREARDVLRNFVKEYPQNQNRPDALYRIGECSYLLDDLEAADKEFTEFLKLHPKHALEEWAYPYFGDVMLRRGKSEMAVKSFQRSLERHPKGAMREDAEFGLASAYLQNKQPAEAEKRFKEIADKKNHSRASDAQMSLATSLFDRKQFKAAANAFLEIPEKFPESPLGTTARLNAGYAFYDLNEYAKAIEQFDLVAKDPKQTANALYWKGVSLKGVQKFPEAIAVLEQTLKSKPSPEQKELATYQLADTLLRSGEPAKAKPLFLDFIKQWPTSDLADDSLHFAIESALLNDQLTEAAQLAMQFEKEYPQSGLRLHQELLKGRIRDALGSTEDLKIALAHFQNVLAQTKLENTKLLARLYLARTFQKLNQFDKSVEVLEPYLNDPKVNKQSSEYADALVLQSSSFSSLKKYAEAETLSTEYLKQFPNGPRVNQILANLIIITNKNNKPQEVDKYLDQLKARKPDTELLLRTYSQLAERNYEQKQWKRAKKFFAEIVKPGLDTPEYPAALSGLAWSEFQLEEYASAAKHFEQFVQEFPESPLAAEATFMQGRSLEDNKQLEAAATVFQNALTKFAPSRYAMLSGLQAARTLFKLNKIDAVNEAYETLLQKFPKPENLDKILDEWALINYEAERFEMSDTIFQRLVQETPNSDLADNARLSLAESELIAGKLQVAAKAFDELQASAKSDEKVQQVSLYRLIEIYLELKKWDLVEKFARELLKRFPKNEYASFAQFHQAEAALYLNQTKTAQEELLKIVNDDKSAKLGQEPWYPRAWVLLAETYFRQKKYDDVQKTVERFRSWDAKNPFLYQAEEVLGRSLKNQAKFEEARKVFQQITESENSRRTETAAKCQFLLAETLMIQEKFKAALLAYLQVDIQYKFPEWQAPALFQAGTCHEALNEWTQALKTYQDFLKRFPEHELVPRAKERMKTVQAKISRNK encoded by the coding sequence ATGATGATGAATAACCGTATCCGGCCCCTCTTCTCATATGACTTACGTATCGGCAAAATTTGTCTGATTTTCCTGGCATTCACATTTTTGCCTGTTCAGTTTGTTCTTGCTGATAAAGCGTCCGATGAATTTCAGCTGGCGATCGGCCTGTACAAACAAAACCGCTGGGAACTGGCGACAGAAACATTTCAAAAATATTTGAAGAATTATCCTAAGCACGCCAGCGTTCCTTTGGCTAAGTTTTATCTCGGCCTGACTCTCGTTAATCAACAAAAGTATCGGGAAGCGAGAGACGTCCTCAGAAACTTTGTAAAAGAGTACCCCCAAAACCAGAATAGACCCGATGCACTTTATCGCATCGGTGAATGCAGTTACTTGCTGGATGACCTGGAAGCAGCGGACAAAGAATTCACAGAATTTCTCAAACTCCATCCTAAGCACGCACTGGAAGAGTGGGCCTACCCTTATTTTGGTGATGTCATGCTTAGGCGTGGCAAATCCGAAATGGCTGTAAAAAGTTTTCAGAGATCATTAGAACGCCACCCTAAAGGAGCCATGCGCGAAGATGCTGAATTTGGTCTCGCATCAGCTTACTTGCAAAATAAACAACCGGCAGAAGCCGAAAAACGATTTAAAGAAATCGCCGACAAAAAAAATCACTCCCGCGCCAGTGATGCTCAAATGTCGCTAGCCACCTCTTTATTTGATCGTAAACAGTTTAAAGCGGCTGCAAATGCGTTTCTGGAAATACCTGAGAAGTTCCCTGAGAGCCCCCTTGGTACAACCGCGCGACTTAATGCAGGTTATGCATTTTACGATCTAAATGAGTATGCCAAAGCAATCGAGCAGTTTGATCTCGTTGCCAAAGATCCGAAACAAACTGCGAATGCCTTGTATTGGAAGGGAGTCAGTCTGAAAGGAGTGCAGAAATTTCCTGAAGCAATCGCGGTCTTAGAACAAACACTCAAATCAAAACCCAGTCCAGAGCAAAAAGAGTTAGCGACCTATCAACTGGCGGATACTCTGTTACGCTCTGGAGAACCAGCCAAGGCAAAGCCTTTATTTCTTGATTTCATAAAACAATGGCCAACCAGTGATCTCGCCGATGACAGTTTACATTTTGCCATCGAATCTGCACTGCTGAACGATCAATTAACGGAAGCGGCACAACTGGCAATGCAGTTTGAAAAGGAGTACCCACAGAGTGGTCTGCGGCTGCATCAGGAACTGCTGAAAGGCCGTATTCGAGATGCATTGGGTAGCACCGAAGATCTGAAAATCGCTTTGGCTCATTTTCAAAATGTACTTGCACAAACCAAGCTTGAGAACACAAAACTACTGGCACGGTTGTATCTGGCACGCACGTTCCAAAAATTGAATCAATTTGACAAGTCAGTAGAAGTGCTGGAGCCGTATTTAAACGACCCTAAAGTCAACAAACAATCAAGCGAATACGCCGACGCACTGGTTCTGCAAAGCAGTAGCTTCAGTTCTCTAAAGAAGTATGCCGAGGCAGAAACTCTTTCTACCGAATATCTCAAGCAATTCCCAAATGGTCCTAGAGTTAATCAGATCCTTGCCAATCTGATTATTATCACTAATAAAAATAATAAACCCCAGGAAGTTGATAAATATCTCGATCAATTGAAAGCACGCAAACCAGATACTGAGTTGTTGCTTCGGACCTATAGTCAGTTAGCAGAAAGAAACTACGAGCAAAAGCAGTGGAAACGCGCAAAAAAATTCTTCGCTGAAATCGTAAAACCCGGATTGGATACTCCAGAATATCCGGCTGCACTCTCGGGATTGGCCTGGTCAGAATTTCAACTCGAAGAGTATGCATCTGCGGCAAAACATTTTGAACAATTTGTCCAAGAGTTTCCAGAAAGCCCCTTGGCTGCTGAAGCAACTTTCATGCAGGGGCGCAGTCTGGAAGACAATAAACAACTGGAGGCAGCCGCCACTGTTTTCCAGAACGCGTTGACCAAATTTGCCCCTTCGCGTTATGCAATGCTCTCGGGTTTACAGGCAGCACGAACGTTATTCAAACTCAATAAAATCGATGCCGTTAACGAAGCCTACGAAACCCTCTTGCAGAAATTCCCCAAACCTGAGAATCTCGACAAAATTCTTGATGAGTGGGCTTTGATCAACTACGAGGCAGAGCGATTTGAAATGTCAGATACGATCTTTCAGCGCCTGGTGCAAGAGACCCCCAATAGCGATCTAGCTGATAACGCACGTTTGAGTCTGGCAGAAAGTGAATTGATCGCCGGTAAATTACAGGTAGCCGCAAAAGCATTCGATGAATTACAAGCCTCTGCAAAGTCTGATGAAAAAGTACAACAAGTCTCCCTTTATCGGCTGATTGAAATTTATCTGGAGTTGAAAAAATGGGACCTCGTCGAAAAATTTGCCAGAGAATTGCTCAAACGATTTCCCAAAAATGAATACGCATCCTTTGCTCAATTCCATCAGGCAGAAGCGGCCTTGTATCTAAATCAGACCAAAACAGCACAGGAAGAACTACTGAAAATCGTCAATGACGATAAAAGTGCGAAACTGGGTCAGGAACCCTGGTATCCGCGCGCGTGGGTACTTTTAGCAGAAACATACTTTCGACAGAAAAAATATGATGATGTGCAAAAAACAGTGGAGCGTTTTCGTAGCTGGGATGCGAAAAACCCCTTCCTCTATCAAGCAGAAGAAGTTCTGGGACGCAGCTTGAAAAATCAGGCAAAATTTGAAGAGGCACGCAAAGTATTTCAACAAATCACAGAATCTGAAAATAGCAGACGCACCGAAACCGCAGCCAAGTGCCAATTTCTTCTGGCAGAAACTTTGATGATTCAAGAAAAATTCAAAGCAGCACTTCTGGCGTATTTGCAGGTTGATATTCAGTACAAATTTCCCGAATGGCAAGCCCCTGCACTCTTTCAAGCCGGTACCTGCCATGAAGCGCTGAACGAATGGACTCAAGCTTTAAAAACGTATCAGGATTTTCTGAAACGTTTCCCTGAACATGAACTGGTTCCTCGTGCCAAAGAGCGGATGAAAACAGTTCAAGCCAAGATAAGTCGCAATAAATAA
- a CDS encoding MIP/aquaporin family protein, with translation MQKYYAEIFGTFILLFSGAGAIVTNQASQGAVTHVGIALVFGLVVTAVIYAIGEISGAHINPAVTIAFWVSGRFPAKQVIPYIVCQIIGAMVACLILKFLFPDLKNYGMTLPAGSEMQSLVLEGILTWILMFVVLCVSTGAKETGILAGVAIGAVIALEAMFAGPISGASMNPARSLAPALVSQNLTSLWIYIVGPIAGAALAVPSLWLVRNNNSANDSGEE, from the coding sequence ATGCAAAAATACTATGCTGAGATTTTTGGCACATTCATCCTGCTATTTTCAGGGGCGGGTGCCATCGTTACCAATCAGGCTTCACAGGGAGCCGTGACACATGTTGGAATTGCTCTTGTGTTTGGACTCGTTGTCACTGCAGTCATTTATGCCATTGGCGAAATTTCTGGTGCCCATATCAATCCAGCAGTTACCATCGCATTCTGGGTCTCAGGCCGCTTTCCAGCAAAACAGGTGATTCCTTATATTGTCTGCCAGATCATTGGTGCTATGGTGGCATGTCTGATTTTGAAATTCCTCTTTCCCGATTTGAAGAATTACGGAATGACACTTCCTGCTGGCAGCGAAATGCAGTCGCTTGTTCTGGAAGGAATTTTGACCTGGATACTGATGTTCGTTGTGCTTTGTGTAAGTACAGGTGCGAAAGAAACCGGAATTTTGGCAGGAGTTGCCATCGGAGCTGTGATCGCGCTGGAAGCAATGTTCGCCGGACCAATCTCCGGTGCTTCCATGAACCCGGCGCGCTCTTTAGCCCCCGCACTGGTCAGCCAGAATTTGACGTCTCTCTGGATTTATATTGTCGGTCCCATTGCAGGAGCAGCCTTGGCCGTGCCCTCACTGTGGCTTGTCCGTAATAACAATTCTGCCAATGATAGTGGGGAAGAATAA
- a CDS encoding phospholipid carrier-dependent glycosyltransferase: protein MPGVSLQTDMNLLNQHHESEKKKRLPNSVWYLLLALIAFLFVSSQLDCAQDLYFTGAGPGMTVDEPFNVGQGVFLVRAIEVYGLGIFSPDSLREIFEHPNYLPDHPPLGRLLIGVSHELVSWLAGSDDRPFVVTYGRYASAFSLACLVFVVGWFTFLQWGHKSGLITAATLICLPRLFGHAHLAALEMVTALFYVLAVLSVVHFWNLEQPPGYKRSCLTGLLLGLALLTKIQAVLIPIPVIIWALWKWRQKAIVPLLCWGSIGVLIFFAGWPWLWFDPVDRISEYLGRTTERAALYVEYFGIKYTDRNLPWHYPWVMFLTTIPVGLALFGLLGFWNTIRSFRESPKQKPGGEILLLLSILWPLILFSLPGITVYDGVRLFLMVFPLTAVFIGRGVAIVIDWVNQQLPPKFAITAVALLLLSQSYATFVLAPCWLSYYSLLTGGLNGANVLGMEVTYWGDSITADMLQQVVNDVPENSVIQVAPVLHPAYLQTLQETPELKRKGIQLVPFESEKPVSEYVLYFQRNPYLPEILQAGQQESQNIITEVSRSNIPLARLIRLNSSR, encoded by the coding sequence GTGCCTGGTGTTTCGTTACAAACCGATATGAATCTATTAAATCAACATCACGAATCCGAGAAGAAAAAGCGGTTACCTAATTCCGTCTGGTATCTGCTGCTTGCTCTTATTGCTTTTTTATTTGTGTCCTCTCAGCTCGATTGTGCACAGGATCTTTACTTTACCGGGGCGGGTCCCGGGATGACTGTAGATGAACCGTTTAATGTTGGACAAGGAGTGTTCCTCGTTCGTGCGATTGAGGTCTATGGCCTGGGAATCTTCTCGCCCGACAGCTTGCGGGAGATTTTTGAACATCCCAATTATTTGCCTGATCACCCTCCATTGGGACGTTTACTGATTGGAGTTTCGCACGAATTGGTTTCCTGGTTAGCAGGGAGTGATGATCGTCCTTTTGTAGTAACCTATGGTCGATATGCTTCAGCCTTCAGTTTAGCCTGTCTCGTGTTTGTGGTGGGATGGTTTACCTTTCTCCAATGGGGGCACAAAAGCGGTTTGATTACTGCTGCCACGTTGATCTGCTTACCTCGATTATTTGGGCATGCACATCTGGCAGCGTTGGAAATGGTAACAGCACTGTTTTATGTATTAGCGGTATTATCTGTTGTACATTTTTGGAATTTAGAACAGCCTCCCGGGTACAAACGGTCTTGCCTCACAGGGCTGTTATTGGGACTCGCACTGCTAACCAAGATTCAGGCAGTTTTGATTCCGATTCCTGTGATCATCTGGGCGCTCTGGAAATGGCGACAAAAAGCGATTGTGCCATTACTCTGTTGGGGGAGTATAGGGGTATTGATTTTCTTTGCAGGCTGGCCTTGGCTCTGGTTTGATCCCGTGGATCGGATCAGTGAATATCTTGGCAGAACCACAGAGCGTGCGGCTCTCTACGTAGAATATTTCGGTATCAAATATACTGATCGTAATCTGCCCTGGCATTATCCCTGGGTCATGTTTCTGACGACGATTCCAGTAGGGCTTGCTCTCTTCGGCTTATTAGGTTTCTGGAACACAATTCGTTCATTTCGTGAATCTCCAAAACAAAAACCTGGTGGAGAAATTTTGTTGCTGCTTTCGATATTGTGGCCCTTGATCTTATTTTCTTTGCCAGGGATTACCGTCTACGATGGTGTGCGATTGTTTTTAATGGTCTTTCCGCTGACGGCAGTATTTATTGGTCGCGGCGTAGCGATAGTCATTGATTGGGTAAACCAACAGCTTCCACCCAAGTTTGCAATAACTGCTGTTGCCTTGCTCCTGCTCTCGCAATCCTATGCCACCTTCGTATTGGCTCCCTGCTGGCTTAGTTATTATAGTTTGCTGACTGGTGGCCTGAATGGGGCAAACGTTCTTGGTATGGAAGTCACCTACTGGGGCGATTCAATTACCGCCGACATGTTACAACAAGTTGTGAACGATGTACCTGAGAATTCAGTCATTCAAGTCGCACCAGTTTTGCATCCCGCTTATTTACAAACCTTGCAGGAAACACCCGAGCTAAAACGGAAGGGGATTCAATTGGTACCCTTCGAATCAGAGAAACCAGTTTCCGAATACGTGTTATATTTTCAACGGAATCCTTATTTGCCAGAGATCCTTCAAGCAGGGCAACAGGAATCGCAGAACATCATTACCGAAGTTTCCAGGTCGAATATCCCTTTAGCTCGTCTGATTCGTTTGAATAGTTCGCGATGA
- a CDS encoding acetylxylan esterase yields the protein MKQLLFATLTLLSIFVVSMQTAQAQRPKPNYDEAKVPQYKLPAVLKTSDGRKVDSAELWWKVRRPEILHLFESEVYGKSPAPPENILFEVISQKNDALHGKAIRKEVSVFFSGKKEEPRMDLLIYLPAKATKPVPVFMGLNFYGNHTIANDPEITLSTKWMRANKAKAIVNHRATEKSRGTSASRWAIDEILDRGYGLVAIYCGDIDPDYDDGFQNGIHPLFNKAGQKKPAADEWGTIAAWAWGLSRAMDYLETDDQIDQKHVALIGHSRLGKTSLWAGAQDQRFALVISNNSGCGGAALSRRRFGETLNVINNAFPHWFCDNFNKYIDKEEQLPVDQHMLVSLIAPRPVYVASAVEDRWADPRGEFLSVLNAEPVYKLLGTSGFGAKQMPEVNQPVQQQMGYHIRTGKHDVIDYDWKQYLDFADRHFRGS from the coding sequence ATGAAACAACTGCTCTTTGCCACCTTGACCCTCTTAAGCATATTCGTAGTCTCTATGCAAACGGCGCAGGCACAGCGTCCTAAACCCAATTATGATGAAGCAAAGGTTCCGCAATATAAATTACCCGCTGTTTTGAAAACTTCTGATGGCAGGAAGGTCGACTCTGCTGAACTTTGGTGGAAAGTCAGACGCCCGGAAATTCTGCATCTGTTTGAAAGTGAAGTCTATGGAAAAAGTCCGGCACCACCAGAAAATATTCTGTTCGAAGTGATATCACAAAAAAATGATGCACTGCATGGCAAAGCAATCCGAAAAGAGGTTTCCGTCTTTTTTTCCGGAAAAAAAGAAGAGCCCCGTATGGACCTGCTGATTTACTTGCCGGCCAAAGCTACGAAACCGGTGCCGGTCTTCATGGGACTCAATTTCTATGGTAATCACACCATTGCCAATGATCCTGAAATCACACTCTCAACCAAATGGATGCGGGCCAATAAAGCGAAAGCTATCGTCAATCATCGAGCGACTGAAAAATCAAGAGGCACCTCGGCCTCGCGCTGGGCTATTGATGAAATCCTTGACCGTGGCTATGGGTTAGTTGCCATTTATTGTGGTGACATTGATCCTGATTATGACGATGGCTTTCAAAACGGCATTCATCCTCTGTTTAATAAGGCAGGACAAAAGAAGCCTGCGGCCGACGAATGGGGCACTATTGCCGCCTGGGCCTGGGGCTTGAGTCGTGCAATGGATTATCTCGAAACAGACGATCAAATCGATCAAAAGCATGTCGCCCTCATCGGTCATTCACGACTTGGCAAAACATCGCTTTGGGCCGGAGCACAAGATCAACGCTTTGCACTGGTCATTTCCAATAATTCTGGTTGCGGAGGCGCCGCCCTCAGCCGCCGTCGTTTTGGCGAAACACTGAATGTAATCAACAATGCATTCCCGCATTGGTTTTGTGATAATTTCAATAAGTACATTGACAAAGAAGAGCAACTTCCCGTTGATCAACACATGCTGGTCTCTTTAATTGCACCCCGTCCTGTATATGTAGCCAGCGCAGTTGAGGACCGCTGGGCAGATCCACGTGGTGAGTTCTTATCTGTACTGAATGCAGAGCCAGTCTATAAATTATTGGGAACTTCCGGATTCGGCGCAAAACAGATGCCGGAAGTCAATCAACCCGTACAGCAGCAGATGGGATATCATATTCGTACCGGCAAACATGATGTAATCGATTATGACTGGAAGCAATACCTCGATTTCGCAGATCGACACTTTCGTGGCAGCTGA